The genomic DNA AACACTCCATTCGAGCGGCGATTGAAAGAGAAGGGGCAGATACGATTGCGGGAATTATTATTGAACCTGTTCAAGGAGCAGGAGGCGTAAACATCCCACCTGAAGGCTATTTAGAAGCAGTGCGCAATCTATGCGATGAGTTTGGCATTCTATTTCTGGCAGATGAAGTCATCTGTGGATTTGGGCGTACTGGAAAAATGTTTGGGGTAGATAACTGGAATGTCGTTCCGGATATGATGTCTATCGCTAAAGGATTGACGAGTGGCTATTCTCAGCTTGGTGGCGTTATGCTAAACGACGATATAAAAGAAACGATTGCCGGTTATGATGCGGTTGTCCCTCATGGCTTCACGTACAGTGGGCATCCCACAGCTTGTGCAATCGGTTTGAAGAACCTTGAAATCATTGAGCGTGACCATATCGTTGAACATGCAAAAAGTATGGAAGTCGAGTTAAAAAAAGGACTACGATATTTAGAAGAGAAGCATAGTATTGTGACGAATTGTAGAGCAATTGGTTTGTTAGCGGCCTTTGAACTTTATGAGGATCCTGCAAGCGGCAAACTATTCGATTCTACAGTCTTTCCAGCCAACACAGTGGTGGATGCTTGCTTTGAACGTCAACTAATTGTAAGAGCTCTTGGAGGACATAACCAAATCATTGCGCTTGCACCGCCTCTTATCATTAACAAAGAAGAAATTGCCCAAATGATTCAAATTCTAGATGAAGCAATTACTGCTTTTAAAGAAACGCTTAATTAATCGAAGGTCAGGGGGATACGAATGTTGTATATAAACGGTGCATGGCGTGATTCAGCCACAAAATTGAATGTCCTAAATCCGGCAACAGGTAAGGTCCTAACAGCAGTAGCGACAGGTGGAAAAGCCGAAACGCAAGAGGCCATTGCAAGCGCAAAAAAAGCGTTTGCAACGTGGGGGAAGACGACGGGAAATGAGCGTAGCAATTATTTATCCAAAGCTGTTCAATTGATGAAAGAAAGGTCCAAGGAATTAGCTGAAACCATTACGCTTGAAAATGGGAAACCGTTACCTGACGCAACGCGTGAAGTAGCGGGGGCAATTGGTTTTTTTGAATGGTATGCAGAAGAAGCAAAGCGAATTTATGGAGACACTCTTCCAGCATCCGATCCTGATAAACAGTTAATGGTTATTCGTGAGCCGGTTGGAGTATGTGCGGCCATTACACCATGGAATTTCCCGCTATCCATGATTACAAGGAAAATCGCACCTGCTTTAGCTGCCGGATGTACGGTTGTGTTGAAACCAGCTGATGTCACGCCGCTTTCAGCCATCAAAGTGTTTGAATGCTTCCATGAAGCTGGATTACCTGCCGGAGTTGCCAATCTTGTCATTGGACCGGCTGAAGAAATTGGTAGTGAAATGACGAGAAATCCAGATGTTCGTAAAATTACATTTACAGGATCTACGAGAGTGGGTAAAAAACTCATGCGCGATTCAGCGGACACTGTGAAGAAAATATCGATGGAGCTTGGTGGTCATGCACCGTAT from Sporosarcina sp. FSL K6-1522 includes the following:
- a CDS encoding aspartate aminotransferase family protein, yielding MTTHNIAQQSKTAELVELDKQHFLHPATNPKAMVDNGPAIIFAEGKGVTVTSTEGKVYIDGMSMLWNVNLGHGNQELAEAGHQQLSTLACTSQFKGFSNEPAIRLAEKLASLAPGDLNSVFYTSGGSESNDTAIKLARFYWELKGKTTKRKFIALNNAYHGVTVAAQTATGIPAFHNFSGSGIDGVIRATAYLLDSERGEKDAPGYEHSIRAAIEREGADTIAGIIIEPVQGAGGVNIPPEGYLEAVRNLCDEFGILFLADEVICGFGRTGKMFGVDNWNVVPDMMSIAKGLTSGYSQLGGVMLNDDIKETIAGYDAVVPHGFTYSGHPTACAIGLKNLEIIERDHIVEHAKSMEVELKKGLRYLEEKHSIVTNCRAIGLLAAFELYEDPASGKLFDSTVFPANTVVDACFERQLIVRALGGHNQIIALAPPLIINKEEIAQMIQILDEAITAFKETLN
- a CDS encoding NAD-dependent succinate-semialdehyde dehydrogenase → MLYINGAWRDSATKLNVLNPATGKVLTAVATGGKAETQEAIASAKKAFATWGKTTGNERSNYLSKAVQLMKERSKELAETITLENGKPLPDATREVAGAIGFFEWYAEEAKRIYGDTLPASDPDKQLMVIREPVGVCAAITPWNFPLSMITRKIAPALAAGCTVVLKPADVTPLSAIKVFECFHEAGLPAGVANLVIGPAEEIGSEMTRNPDVRKITFTGSTRVGKKLMRDSADTVKKISMELGGHAPYVVFEDAEIDAAVNGVLVSKFINAGQTCISTNRIYVAESIANEFSEKLAAKVSALVVGNGLEEGVNVGPLINQAALEKVQHQVEDAVKQGGKVLTGGKIFTLEKESGYFFEPTVIHYANDRMQITTEETFGPVAPIYTFQTEEEVVERANHAEYGLAAYCYTKDLGRGLRMMRALEFGIVGINDPAPAVVQAPFGGVKESGTGKEGGKYGLEEYLEEKYVSIYMK